The Pseudomonadota bacterium genome has a window encoding:
- a CDS encoding 2-dehydro-3-deoxy-6-phosphogalactonate aldolase, with protein sequence MSQTMRPLVAILRGVSPDEVALLGEALVDAGIRWIEVPLNSPDPLDSITKLVARFGEAAVIGAGTVVTTEEVDAVAATGARLVVSPNTNTQVIALTKANGMVSLPGVFTPTECFAALAAGADGLKIFPGDIMKPSGLSALRAVLPPTATTYAVGGVTAETIPQWLAAGAYGFGLGSSLFRPGDSADAVAARAREIVKAYDDAR encoded by the coding sequence ATGAGCCAAACGATGCGCCCTTTGGTGGCTATTTTGCGCGGGGTTAGCCCCGATGAAGTTGCCCTGCTTGGCGAAGCTCTGGTTGATGCGGGAATTCGTTGGATCGAGGTGCCGCTGAATTCGCCCGATCCGCTTGACTCGATCACCAAGCTGGTCGCGCGTTTTGGCGAAGCGGCCGTGATAGGGGCGGGCACAGTTGTAACCACCGAAGAGGTTGATGCGGTCGCAGCGACGGGGGCGCGCCTGGTGGTGTCGCCGAATACAAACACGCAAGTCATCGCTCTTACAAAAGCGAACGGCATGGTATCGTTGCCGGGTGTTTTCACCCCGACCGAGTGCTTTGCCGCCCTTGCCGCCGGAGCAGACGGGCTGAAGATTTTTCCCGGCGACATCATGAAGCCCAGCGGTCTTTCGGCTTTGCGCGCAGTGTTGCCGCCGACCGCTACTACCTATGCGGTTGGAGGTGTTACTGCCGAAACCATTCCGCAGTGGCTTGCTGCAGGAGCGTATGGTTTTGGTCTGGGCTCTTCCCTTTTTAGGCCTGGCGATAGTGCAGACGCTGTGGCCGCTCGGGCACGAGAGATCGTGAAGGCGTATGATGACGCCCGCTAA
- a CDS encoding 2-dehydro-3-deoxygalactonokinase: MGEGLYPDWIAVDWGTSNLRAYAMSFADDRAMAVVHGAGMRAIAADSTVSFEGSLLEAIAPWIDSRSHPVPVLMCGMVGSKQGWVEARYLGLPVDLSALPSALTLVDAHDKRLQAAIVPGLRQEEPANIMRGEETQLAGFSRAVAGSARVCLPGTHSKWARLDDGWVTEFSTCMTGELFDLLSTRSILSHSVDASSMQAEAFIAAVCEAYRAPQRLLSALFGIRAEDMLNGTDPTVARARLSGLLIGADLASAGLNKSERIALIGARSLTQAYQDALSALDFAAEVHDGEAMVLAGLSGIMRTMRKTLEVA; encoded by the coding sequence ATGGGCGAGGGGCTTTATCCCGACTGGATTGCCGTTGACTGGGGGACCAGCAACTTGCGTGCCTACGCGATGAGCTTTGCGGATGATCGTGCGATGGCTGTGGTTCATGGAGCGGGTATGCGTGCCATTGCGGCCGACTCCACAGTTTCGTTTGAGGGATCGCTTCTGGAAGCCATCGCTCCTTGGATTGATAGTCGTTCGCATCCTGTACCGGTTTTGATGTGCGGAATGGTTGGATCCAAGCAAGGTTGGGTGGAAGCACGTTATCTAGGCCTTCCCGTGGATTTGTCGGCGTTGCCATCGGCGCTGACCCTTGTGGACGCGCACGACAAGCGCCTGCAAGCAGCGATCGTTCCCGGGCTTCGCCAAGAAGAACCGGCCAATATCATGCGTGGCGAGGAAACCCAGCTTGCCGGCTTCAGTCGGGCTGTCGCGGGCTCCGCAAGGGTCTGTTTGCCCGGTACGCACAGCAAATGGGCTCGTCTTGATGATGGGTGGGTCACTGAGTTCAGCACGTGCATGACTGGCGAACTTTTCGACTTGCTCAGTACGCGATCAATTCTGAGCCACTCGGTCGACGCGTCATCCATGCAGGCTGAAGCCTTTATCGCAGCCGTATGCGAAGCCTATCGGGCACCGCAGCGCCTGCTCAGTGCGCTGTTTGGTATCCGCGCAGAGGACATGCTCAACGGCACGGACCCAACGGTCGCCCGCGCGCGGCTGTCTGGTCTTCTGATTGGTGCCGATTTGGCAAGTGCCGGTTTGAACAAGAGCGAGCGAATTGCTCTGATTGGTGCGCGGTCGCTCACACAAGCCTACCAAGACGCCCTTTCAGCTTTGGACTTTGCTGCCGAGGTGCACGACGGTGAAGCCATGGTGCTGGCAGGTTTGAGCGGGATCATGCGCACGATGCGCAAAACGTTGGAAGTTGCATGA